Part of the Blastocatellia bacterium genome, CGAAGATCAAATTGCGAGAGGAGGACATCAAGGCCGCCGAGCAGGAGACCGAAGAGATCACGCTCGATTTTCCTGTGACGATCACGCCGGAAGTCCGGCAGTTCATCCACTATTTCACGAAGACTCCCAAGGGACGGGCGACCATGGAGACGGGACTGCGGCGCGCCGGGCGGTATTTGGAGATGGCGCGGCGTATCTTCCAGGAGGAGGGGGTCCCGCTGGATCTCGTCTGGTTGGCTCAGGCTGAGAGCAATTGGCGTCCGCATGCGCGTTCTCCCATGCGGGCGCAAGGTATTTGGCAGTTCATCGCGGGAACGGGAGCGAAGTATGGACTGCGCCAGACGAGCTGGCTCGATGAACGATCGGGATTGGAGCAACCCACGCGAGCGGCCGCTCGCTACCTGAAGTTCCTCTATGAGCGCTACCTGGATTGGCCTTTGGCCTTGGCCGCCTACAACTGTGGGGAAGCGACGGTGGATCGAGCGATCGCCGCCTCCGGATACGCCGATTTCTGGTATCTGCATCGAAACCGGCTGTTGCCAGCTGAAACTCGCAATTATGTCCCGATCATCCTCGCCATCATCGCTATCGCGAAGGATCCGGCTCGATATGGTTTCACCGACGTTGAGCCGGAGCCGGCGTTACAATATGAGACCGTGCCCGTCGAAGGACCGATTGACCTTCGGCTGATCGCCGAAGCCGTGGGCGCTTCATTCGAGCACATGCGGGATCTCAATCCCGAACTCAAGTACGGGTATGTGCCGCTTGGAGAGACCTACGCGATGCGGGTGCCCGTCGGCACGGGTGAGCAGTTGAGCGAACTGCTGGCGCGGGTACCCCCACAGCATCGGGATTCTTGGCGCATTCACAGTGTCGCCGAGGGGGAGACACTACAGAGCATCGCCGAGGAGCATCGCGTGAGCGCCGAAGAGATCGCGCGAGTGAACGAGCTGGATGCCAATGC contains:
- a CDS encoding LysM peptidoglycan-binding domain-containing protein gives rise to the protein MRRRIVSGLIVLQLGLPSVLMAQAPATPLRHGVEEASQPLVEQKEPVSSSEASLRALIQRAETFFQRGETAYRQGDFMRAREEFDRAVDAILEARVNVAAHPQLLAYYRSLIERIHAYQLEAAMQGLELRQQYEPSLLEELAKIKLREEDIKAAEQETEEITLDFPVTITPEVRQFIHYFTKTPKGRATMETGLRRAGRYLEMARRIFQEEGVPLDLVWLAQAESNWRPHARSPMRAQGIWQFIAGTGAKYGLRQTSWLDERSGLEQPTRAAARYLKFLYERYLDWPLALAAYNCGEATVDRAIAASGYADFWYLHRNRLLPAETRNYVPIILAIIAIAKDPARYGFTDVEPEPALQYETVPVEGPIDLRLIAEAVGASFEHMRDLNPELKYGYVPLGETYAMRVPVGTGEQLSELLARVPPQHRDSWRIHSVAEGETLQSIAEEHRVSAEEIARVNELDANASLKAGARLIVPTPIPRRSLSRAVGVELTRLSVVRVTVRARPGDTITRIAARYGLSAREVARLNRLSPRAKLRTGQTIVLVLPSDRVKRERTSSPRTTGTIPAGNRRLTHRVRPGDTLTEIANRYAVTVSELRRWNRLSTDLLTPGQTLVIYRE